TCGAAGCCGTGATCGCGCGCCGCGTCGAGCACGCTCTGCGCGTCGGAAGCGACGAGCACCTGCTGCGCGCCCGCTTCACGCGCGCGTTCGGCGACGCGCACGACCATCGGCTTGCCGCCGAGGTCGGCGAGCGGCTTGTTCGGCAGGCGCGTCGACGCGAGCCGGGCAGGAATGACGGCGATGAAAGGCTGCGGATGAGTCATCGGGGCTGGGCGGTGAGAAGAGCGGGGCGGGCGGCGCGTCGAAGGCAGGCCGCCCGGCAGGTTCGGCACCCGGCCGCGGCGAAGCGCGGCCGGTGCGCCGGTGCGGCGTTTAGCTGCCGGCCGGGCCCGCCGGGTCGACCGGCGTGCCTTCGACGGTCTGGCGCGCTTCGTCGACGAGCATCACGGGGATGCCGTCGCGGATCGGGTAGGCGAGCTTGTCCGCGTTGCAGATCAGCTCCTGCGCGGCGCGGTCATAGTGGAGCGGGCCTTTGCAGATAGGGCACACAATGATTTCAAGCAGGCGAGCGTCCACGGAGTTTCTCCACAACGAGGGCAATGAGGCGAGGATCGAGCGCGGCTTCGACGGGGACGACCCACAGCCGAGCGTCGCGCCAGGAAGCGCCCAATTTTACTGCATCCTTCTCCGTGATCAGGATCGCGTCGACCGCGTCGTCGACGAACGGATTGTCGGCGAACGCGTAATGGTCGGGCAGCGCGCGCGTCGCCGGCGCGAGGCCGGCCGCGCGCAGCGTCGCGAAGAAGCGTTCCGGCGCGCCGATGCCGGCCGCGGCGAGCACGCGTTCGTTCGCGAATTGCGACAGCGGGCGGCGCAGCGCCGGTTGGTCGAGGTGCCACGCGGCGCCCGGTGTGAGCGCGAGCGAATAGGTGTCGGGCCACGGCGGCAGCGCGCCGCTGTACGGATCGTTGACGAGCGTCGCGTCGCGGTGGCGCGACAGCGGCTCGCGCAGCGGCCCGGCCGGCAGCAGGAAGCCGTTGCCGCCGAGCCGGTGGTCGAACACGACGAGCTCGACCGTGCGCGCGAGGCGGTAATGCTGGAGGCCGTCGTCGCTGACGATCACGTCGACCTCCGGATGCGCGGCGCGCAGCGCCTGCGCGGCCGCGACGCGGTCCGGACATACCCAGACGGGCGCGCCGGTGCGGCGCGCGATCAGCAGCGGTTCGTCGCCGGCCGCGCTCGCGCGCGATGCGGGCGTGACCGCGGTCGGCGCCTTCACGTTCGCGCCGTAGCCGCGCGACACGACGCCCGGTTTGTAGCCGGCCGCGCGCAGCGCATCGACGAGCGCGATCACGGTCGGCGTCTTGCCGGTCCCGCCGACGGTCACGTTGCCGACCACGACGACGGGCACGCCGACGTCGAGCGGTTGCTTCCAGCCCTGCGCATAGGCGGTGCGCCGCAGCGCCGCGCACAGGCCGAACACGCATGCGAACGGCGTGAGCGCCCAGGCGAGCGCGCCGCGTCGCTGCCATTCGCGGGTCAGGCGCGCTTCGAGTCGCGCGAGCGGGCCGCCGGGCGCGCTCATCGGGCCGGGCGCGGCGCGTCGTGCGCCGCGGCGTGGGACGGATTCGTCAAGACGGATTCTCCGTTGGGCGGCACATGCCGCAAGGTCTTCGGAAGGCGGCACTCTAGCGCGCCGCACGCGGGCGCGGCAAGCGCGGCCGGGCAACCCGCCCGATGGGGCCGGATCGAATCGGCCTGTGGATAACTCTGTGAAAAACTCCCGACCCGGTCGCATCAAACGCCCGCCGGGTGGACGTTGAATCGGAGGCGAACAAAACCGTAAGGTTTAAAAATCTATAAAAATCAATGCGTTGTATGGATTTGTCTGGATTTTTTCGCCGTTTTTAAGCGTTTTTGGCGGACGCTTGCCAGAGTGTGGACACCTTCCGCGCGTCGCGGTGCAGACGGCCGACGCTGGACGTCGCGCGCTTGTCGGACTATCGTGTCGCCGCCAGCATTCATCCGATCGCACATGCTTTCCGACTCTCCTTTTTCCGCTCCCGGCGCCACCCGTGGCGGCGACGAAGTGATTCCCGTTTCGGCGCTCAATCGCGCGATTTCGACGATGCTCGAGCGCTCGTTTCCGCTGCTGTGGATTTCGGGCGAAGTATCGAATTTCACGCGCGCGGCGAGCGGCCACTGGTATTTCTCGATCAAGGACCAGCAGGCGCAGATGCGCTGCGTGATGTTCCGTGGCCGCGCACAGTACGCCGAATTCACGCCGCGCGAAGGCGACCGGATCGAGGTGCGC
This window of the Burkholderia cepacia GG4 genome carries:
- a CDS encoding Trm112 family protein produces the protein MDARLLEIIVCPICKGPLHYDRAAQELICNADKLAYPIRDGIPVMLVDEARQTVEGTPVDPAGPAGS
- the lpxK gene encoding tetraacyldisaccharide 4'-kinase; the encoded protein is MSAPGGPLARLEARLTREWQRRGALAWALTPFACVFGLCAALRRTAYAQGWKQPLDVGVPVVVVGNVTVGGTGKTPTVIALVDALRAAGYKPGVVSRGYGANVKAPTAVTPASRASAAGDEPLLIARRTGAPVWVCPDRVAAAQALRAAHPEVDVIVSDDGLQHYRLARTVELVVFDHRLGGNGFLLPAGPLREPLSRHRDATLVNDPYSGALPPWPDTYSLALTPGAAWHLDQPALRRPLSQFANERVLAAAGIGAPERFFATLRAAGLAPATRALPDHYAFADNPFVDDAVDAILITEKDAVKLGASWRDARLWVVPVEAALDPRLIALVVEKLRGRSPA